Proteins from one Hydrogenivirga caldilitoris genomic window:
- the smc gene encoding chromosome segregation protein SMC has translation MKAFVEKIVVEGFKSYGKELKEIPIGPGFVAIVGPNGAGKSNIGDALSFALGIATTKTLRAKNLSYLIFSKDGERAPYAYVEVHFKNEGAFPVPDENVIVSRKVTQDGRSTFKVNGVTVREKDLRDFLSKAGIYDNGYNVVLQGDIVRFLKMTSVERRKVIEDVAGISDYETKKQKAINDLMEVDIKIRELKLLLEEIKVQLSKLKEEKDKLDKYKKLQEEKRDTEIAILSKEINRYSSEELKLSEELNAYQERLNLIKENIKSKEETLAEKEGKLKDLSDKLLPFRERIGKISSDIEHIGKEIDRKEHRREDILLEKDKEEKALGYLIKDIENLTEELQLLRSELELKEREYEELKAQEERAYSELKELDDKLKVSIEEAEKAEEKEKQLKEYIEERKQEENTIRLKLKEIELKIEKTYEDIERLKEEKETTRKKIEESFGELEKYRRMRAVEQDTLKQEREYIKRVEEELKDIRKKLEEVIRGRAYVESKLASSEPLDVLFEGIDGVYGTVGDLITVKDPEHIRAVEVAGGGRLRYVVVEDENVAKRCIDFLRERNLGRMSFIPLNRIKADVNLPPYPRVKGAVDFAINLVEYDERFERAVRFAFGDTLIVQDFESARSIGIGNYRMVTLDGELFEKTGVITGGSQRSGGELGRRFYEEERRKLEMEEHELREKEQDTLIKLRALRSEIAEKEGVLKVLEKKLSEFEELSKEGDRKLAEFDQKLAKAEEYIGILREQEEELKERLKKLKEDIEYSEEKLKNLSLKRQDIINYYRSSGIEEKRQEYERIKRRVENKRAELENIKLAFRDKEAEIKAVEEEVQRKRAYIESLDREYEGLNHEIQELRTKREELENRVKDIEAQVYQFYKEKDRTEEEVRDLQAELGRLRVEEEDLYTKVGDLSANLSRVQQKLADLRQRLQELDFEGQLPDVTEGLNKLKERLFKIERELEHLGNVNLRAEEDYHEELHRYNDYEDKHKKLQEERKAIKDMIEEIETKKLNAFMEAYENINKSLKKIFSFLSPGGKAQMVIENEIDPFSGGISLIVKPRGKDVQYLEAMSGGEKTLAALSLIFAIQEYKPSPFYYFDEVDAHLDEANAKKVGELIKEKSKEAQFIVVTLREVLASFADRLIGVSARGGISRVFPVENLSSVLGEGKEVS, from the coding sequence ATGAAAGCTTTTGTTGAGAAGATTGTTGTTGAGGGTTTTAAATCTTACGGCAAGGAGCTAAAGGAAATCCCTATAGGTCCCGGTTTCGTTGCCATAGTAGGTCCGAACGGAGCAGGTAAATCAAATATAGGGGACGCTCTTTCCTTCGCTCTTGGAATAGCTACCACGAAAACTCTCAGAGCCAAGAACCTATCGTACCTCATATTCTCAAAGGATGGGGAAAGAGCCCCTTACGCCTACGTTGAGGTTCATTTCAAAAACGAGGGAGCCTTTCCTGTACCCGATGAAAACGTGATTGTATCAAGAAAAGTTACACAGGACGGAAGGAGCACCTTTAAAGTAAACGGTGTTACTGTCCGGGAGAAAGACCTGAGAGACTTCCTATCCAAGGCGGGGATATACGATAACGGATACAACGTTGTTCTCCAGGGTGACATAGTAAGGTTCCTGAAGATGACCTCGGTTGAGAGGAGGAAGGTTATAGAGGACGTAGCTGGAATAAGCGATTACGAGACAAAGAAGCAAAAAGCTATAAATGACCTTATGGAGGTTGACATAAAGATAAGGGAGCTAAAACTCCTTCTTGAAGAGATAAAGGTGCAGTTGAGTAAACTTAAGGAGGAGAAGGATAAGCTTGATAAGTACAAAAAACTTCAGGAGGAGAAGAGGGATACCGAGATAGCCATACTCTCAAAGGAGATAAACAGATACAGTTCTGAAGAACTCAAACTGTCAGAGGAACTGAACGCCTACCAGGAAAGGCTCAACCTGATAAAGGAAAACATAAAATCTAAGGAAGAGACGCTCGCTGAAAAGGAAGGCAAGCTTAAAGACTTGAGTGATAAGCTACTCCCCTTCAGAGAGAGAATAGGGAAGATATCCTCCGACATTGAGCACATAGGCAAGGAAATAGATAGGAAGGAGCACAGAAGGGAAGATATCCTCCTTGAAAAGGATAAGGAAGAGAAGGCTCTCGGATATCTAATTAAGGACATTGAAAATCTCACAGAGGAGCTGCAGCTTCTTCGTTCAGAGCTTGAGCTAAAGGAAAGGGAGTATGAGGAACTTAAAGCCCAGGAGGAAAGAGCCTATTCAGAGTTAAAGGAGCTTGACGATAAATTGAAAGTATCCATAGAAGAGGCGGAAAAGGCAGAGGAGAAAGAAAAGCAACTGAAAGAGTATATAGAAGAAAGGAAACAGGAAGAGAATACAATAAGACTCAAACTGAAAGAAATAGAGTTAAAAATTGAGAAAACTTACGAGGATATAGAGAGGCTTAAAGAAGAGAAGGAAACCACAAGGAAGAAAATAGAGGAATCCTTTGGTGAACTGGAGAAGTACCGCCGGATGAGAGCGGTTGAACAGGATACACTCAAACAGGAAAGGGAGTACATAAAAAGGGTTGAGGAGGAACTCAAAGACATAAGAAAGAAGCTGGAAGAGGTTATAAGAGGAAGGGCTTACGTAGAGAGCAAGCTTGCCAGCTCTGAACCCCTTGATGTCCTCTTTGAGGGTATAGACGGGGTTTACGGAACTGTCGGGGACCTCATAACCGTTAAAGACCCCGAACACATACGTGCCGTTGAGGTTGCCGGCGGAGGAAGGCTCAGATACGTGGTCGTGGAGGACGAAAACGTTGCGAAGAGGTGCATAGACTTCTTGAGAGAGAGAAACCTGGGACGTATGAGTTTTATACCTTTGAACAGAATAAAGGCTGATGTAAACCTACCCCCCTATCCAAGGGTGAAAGGTGCTGTGGACTTTGCCATAAACCTTGTGGAGTACGACGAAAGGTTTGAAAGGGCTGTAAGGTTTGCCTTCGGAGACACATTGATAGTGCAAGATTTTGAATCTGCAAGGAGTATAGGTATAGGAAACTACAGGATGGTTACCCTTGACGGTGAACTTTTTGAGAAAACAGGCGTTATCACGGGAGGAAGTCAGAGGAGCGGTGGTGAGCTCGGAAGGAGGTTTTATGAGGAGGAGAGAAGGAAGCTTGAAATGGAAGAACATGAGCTCAGGGAGAAGGAGCAAGATACCCTTATAAAGCTCAGAGCCTTGAGGAGTGAGATTGCAGAGAAGGAAGGCGTTTTGAAGGTCCTGGAGAAAAAACTCTCTGAGTTTGAAGAGCTGTCTAAAGAGGGTGACAGAAAGCTGGCAGAGTTTGACCAAAAACTTGCCAAGGCTGAAGAATACATAGGTATATTGAGGGAGCAGGAAGAGGAGCTAAAGGAGAGGCTCAAAAAGCTCAAAGAAGATATAGAGTACAGTGAGGAAAAGCTCAAGAACCTGTCCCTTAAAAGGCAGGACATAATAAACTACTACCGTTCTTCTGGAATAGAGGAGAAAAGACAAGAGTACGAGCGTATAAAGAGAAGGGTTGAAAATAAGAGGGCTGAACTTGAGAATATTAAGCTCGCCTTCAGAGATAAGGAGGCGGAGATCAAAGCTGTTGAAGAGGAAGTTCAGAGGAAAAGAGCCTACATAGAGAGCCTTGATAGGGAATACGAGGGGCTGAATCATGAGATACAGGAGCTCAGGACAAAACGTGAGGAACTTGAAAACAGAGTTAAGGATATAGAAGCTCAGGTTTACCAGTTCTATAAGGAGAAAGACAGGACGGAGGAGGAGGTTAGAGACCTGCAGGCAGAGCTTGGAAGGCTAAGGGTTGAGGAGGAGGACCTCTATACGAAGGTAGGTGACCTGAGTGCAAATCTGAGTAGAGTTCAACAGAAACTTGCAGACCTTAGGCAGAGGCTTCAGGAATTGGACTTTGAGGGGCAGCTGCCCGATGTAACAGAGGGTTTAAATAAGTTGAAAGAAAGGCTTTTCAAAATAGAGAGGGAGCTTGAACATCTTGGTAATGTGAATCTCAGAGCTGAAGAAGATTACCATGAGGAGCTCCATAGGTACAACGATTACGAGGATAAGCATAAAAAGCTCCAGGAGGAGAGGAAAGCTATAAAGGACATGATAGAAGAGATTGAGACCAAGAAACTCAACGCCTTTATGGAAGCTTATGAGAATATAAACAAGAGTTTGAAGAAGATATTTTCCTTCCTCTCACCGGGAGGCAAAGCTCAGATGGTTATAGAGAACGAGATTGACCCCTTCAGCGGCGGGATAAGCCTCATAGTCAAACCGCGGGGTAAGGACGTGCAGTACCTGGAAGCTATGTCCGGAGGAGAGAAAACCCTTGCTGCCCTTTCCCTTATATTTGCGATTCAGGAGTACAAACCTTCGCCCTTCTACTACTTTGACGAGGTTGATGCCCACCTGGACGAGGCGAACGCTAAGAAGGTAGGAGAACTTATAAAGGAAAAATCAAAAGAGGCTCAGTTCATAGTTGTTACTCTGAGAGAAGTCTTGGCAAGCTTTGCTGACAGGTTGATAGGAGTGTCTGCAAGAGGTGGTATATCTCGTGTGTTCCCGGTTGAAAACCTATCAAGTGTTTTAGGAGAAGGTAAGGAGGTTTCCTGA
- a CDS encoding arsenate reductase (azurin) small subunit — MKLNVSRRTFVGGSIVLGTLLVSHRFAKACVAPSLPYRKKKIASIRDVKAHKPIMFNYPDENSPAVLVKIGRPAIGGVGPDKDIVAFSALCTHQGCPLQYSKGRFVCKCHYSMFDPAKNGQTYQGHASEWLPQIKLSVDRRGNIYAEAVEGLVWGRAINLLPK, encoded by the coding sequence TTGAAGCTCAACGTGTCACGACGGACCTTTGTAGGGGGCTCTATAGTTCTTGGAACACTGCTTGTCAGCCACAGGTTCGCAAAGGCATGTGTGGCGCCTTCATTACCCTATAGAAAGAAGAAGATAGCCAGCATAAGAGATGTAAAAGCTCACAAGCCAATAATGTTCAACTATCCTGATGAGAACTCGCCCGCAGTTCTTGTAAAGATAGGAAGGCCAGCCATAGGTGGGGTTGGACCGGACAAGGACATAGTTGCCTTCTCTGCCCTGTGCACTCACCAGGGATGCCCCCTGCAATACTCTAAGGGGAGATTCGTATGTAAGTGTCACTATTCAATGTTTGACCCGGCTAAGAACGGACAGACCTACCAGGGTCACGCTTCCGAGTGGCTACCGCAGATAAAACTGAGCGTTGACAGAAGGGGAAACATTTACGCTGAAGCTGTTGAAGGTCTTGTATGGGGAAGGGCTATAAACCTTCTCCCTAAATAA
- a CDS encoding serine kinase produces MRTVKVAIAGLGKVGSVFLDALLEAGAHNIKVVAVAEPIEEKEAVRKAKEAGAGYFKDARNLLEALGDEIDVLFDLTGDAVLRTELHEILSRQSNRNTVIVPEKVAYLVWALITKGEKVYPR; encoded by the coding sequence ATGAGAACAGTTAAGGTCGCCATAGCCGGTCTTGGTAAGGTTGGAAGTGTGTTCCTGGACGCTCTGTTGGAGGCTGGAGCTCACAATATAAAGGTAGTTGCGGTTGCCGAGCCCATAGAGGAGAAGGAGGCTGTCAGGAAAGCCAAGGAAGCTGGAGCAGGATACTTCAAAGACGCGAGAAATCTCCTTGAAGCTCTCGGTGATGAGATAGATGTCCTTTTTGACCTAACCGGTGATGCAGTTCTCAGGACTGAGCTTCACGAGATACTTAGTAGGCAGAGTAACAGAAATACCGTTATAGTCCCGGAAAAGGTAGCTTATCTTGTGTGGGCTTTAATAACAAAGGGAGAAAAGGTGTATCCCAGATAG
- a CDS encoding arsenate reductase (azurin) large subunit, with amino-acid sequence MALFARKDKLPIPPKDAKKFNAVCQYCNVGCGYDVYKWPVGKDGGPKPNENALGIDFTKQQVALQGQAMVENMHTVVTDHDGKQYNVLVLPSKASPINRGNYSIRGGTNAQATYAPTKPTRNRLHYPLLRVGDQFQPISWDEAIDIIARVVKGVKDSWGPDSIAMKIHDHGGSGSGFEDNWAVGKFFFIAVGTRMLSIHNRPAYNSEVWGQRERGAHELNYTYEDARLADTIVLWGANSFETASVFYTEHMLPNIQGATIEEKKKEYNRGEPAEPARLIVVDPRRTASVTVAEDVAPGRVLHLRPNLGTDYVLANAIARAIYEKGWHDEEFIRKRTDLKTFEDYKKKSLMLDVPYEEFMRRVERLTGVSKADIEKAAEWIAKPKKGGHRRRTLTVYEKGVIWGYKNYDTIAAIAQIAALTGNYGKPGTGCGRQGGHQEGYVRPHGKSRANLVGSIYAGGPPPNIDEYVKWDLRSKVYFVSGTDPYLSTPNAQEYKKRVHERTLSLTKFLSEYAAAAGEPAGSEERAKRILEGLGKTDGLFLVVVNMYMIETARDAHLVLPAAGWGETPTTYINCNSRLLRIADKFMDPPGDAKPDWWIWGRIATRMKELYEAEGNYEEAKYCSGMDWKDAAEVFKDGWEEFPDNRVSEEDEAKLPAECYRGVTHDLLRELGQKGIQTPVRIDPRTGKPVGTKRRYTYKFGTPDGKWKWYGTDPWEPDPKKFYPPQIVKYLEHGNDKKFPFWFTNGRTQIFWQTGYHDRHLPEKVFTIPMPYIEMNYRDAERLGIKSGDLVEVYNMEGNCVAVVYVNDSPPPGTVYGLMYRFHESLNHLTTSYTDPKTTIPWYKASRVGIRKLSGKLEHVAKYTSFLPINDFS; translated from the coding sequence ATGGCACTTTTTGCAAGGAAGGACAAGTTACCTATACCACCTAAGGATGCCAAGAAGTTTAACGCTGTTTGTCAGTACTGTAACGTAGGATGCGGTTATGACGTTTACAAGTGGCCCGTAGGGAAGGACGGAGGACCAAAGCCAAACGAGAACGCTCTTGGAATAGATTTCACCAAGCAACAGGTTGCGCTTCAAGGACAGGCAATGGTTGAAAACATGCACACTGTGGTTACAGACCACGATGGAAAACAGTACAACGTCCTAGTCCTACCCTCTAAAGCCTCACCTATAAACAGAGGGAACTACTCCATAAGAGGTGGTACAAACGCCCAAGCTACTTATGCCCCTACAAAACCAACGAGAAACAGGCTCCATTATCCCCTCCTAAGGGTCGGAGACCAGTTCCAACCTATAAGCTGGGACGAAGCCATAGACATAATTGCGAGGGTTGTGAAGGGCGTTAAGGACTCTTGGGGACCTGACTCCATAGCGATGAAGATCCACGACCATGGAGGTTCAGGGTCTGGATTTGAGGACAACTGGGCTGTTGGAAAGTTCTTCTTCATAGCGGTGGGGACGAGGATGCTCTCCATCCACAACAGACCAGCCTACAACTCCGAGGTATGGGGTCAGAGGGAGAGAGGAGCCCACGAGCTCAACTACACCTATGAGGACGCAAGGCTTGCCGATACGATAGTTCTTTGGGGAGCAAACTCCTTTGAGACCGCTTCAGTTTTTTACACCGAGCACATGCTTCCCAACATACAGGGAGCGACTATTGAGGAAAAGAAGAAGGAGTACAACAGGGGTGAACCTGCCGAACCTGCGAGGCTCATAGTTGTTGACCCCAGAAGGACAGCGTCTGTCACTGTAGCTGAGGATGTTGCCCCCGGAAGGGTTCTTCACCTGAGACCAAATCTTGGAACGGACTACGTCCTTGCTAACGCCATAGCCAGGGCTATCTACGAGAAAGGGTGGCACGATGAGGAGTTTATAAGGAAGAGGACAGACCTGAAAACCTTTGAAGACTACAAGAAAAAGTCTCTTATGCTTGACGTCCCCTATGAAGAGTTCATGAGAAGGGTTGAAAGACTTACAGGAGTTTCAAAGGCAGACATAGAGAAAGCGGCTGAGTGGATAGCCAAACCCAAGAAGGGAGGTCATAGGAGAAGAACGCTAACCGTATACGAGAAAGGCGTTATATGGGGTTACAAGAACTACGACACCATAGCGGCTATTGCTCAGATAGCGGCTCTTACAGGAAACTACGGAAAACCCGGAACGGGTTGCGGAAGACAGGGGGGACACCAGGAAGGTTACGTAAGACCTCACGGAAAGTCCAGAGCCAACTTGGTCGGGTCCATATACGCTGGAGGACCCCCTCCCAACATAGACGAGTACGTTAAGTGGGATCTCAGGTCTAAAGTTTACTTCGTATCAGGAACAGACCCTTACCTCTCAACCCCCAACGCGCAGGAGTATAAGAAGAGGGTTCATGAGAGAACTCTGTCTTTGACAAAGTTCCTATCCGAATACGCTGCCGCAGCAGGTGAACCTGCCGGTTCCGAAGAGAGGGCGAAGAGGATACTGGAAGGTCTTGGAAAGACTGACGGACTCTTTCTGGTAGTAGTTAACATGTATATGATTGAGACCGCAAGGGATGCCCACCTTGTGCTACCCGCAGCCGGCTGGGGTGAGACACCTACCACTTACATCAACTGTAACTCCAGACTCCTGAGAATAGCCGACAAGTTCATGGACCCTCCTGGGGATGCAAAACCAGACTGGTGGATATGGGGAAGGATAGCCACAAGGATGAAAGAGCTCTACGAAGCAGAGGGCAATTATGAGGAAGCCAAGTACTGCTCCGGAATGGACTGGAAGGATGCAGCAGAGGTATTCAAGGACGGATGGGAAGAATTTCCAGACAACAGGGTTTCAGAGGAAGACGAGGCAAAGCTTCCGGCAGAATGTTACAGGGGTGTAACCCATGATCTCCTTAGAGAACTGGGACAAAAGGGCATACAAACGCCCGTAAGGATAGACCCCAGGACCGGAAAACCAGTCGGAACCAAGAGAAGATACACCTACAAGTTTGGCACACCCGATGGAAAGTGGAAGTGGTACGGAACGGACCCGTGGGAACCAGACCCGAAGAAGTTCTATCCACCTCAGATAGTCAAGTATCTGGAGCACGGAAACGATAAGAAGTTCCCCTTCTGGTTCACCAACGGAAGGACTCAGATATTCTGGCAAACGGGATACCATGACAGACACCTGCCCGAGAAGGTTTTCACCATACCTATGCCATACATAGAGATGAACTACAGAGATGCGGAGAGACTCGGTATTAAGAGCGGAGACCTTGTAGAGGTTTACAACATGGAGGGTAACTGCGTTGCCGTTGTGTACGTGAATGACTCTCCGCCTCCGGGAACGGTTTACGGACTCATGTACAGGTTCCACGAGTCTCTCAACCACCTGACAACGAGCTACACCGACCCGAAGACGACGATACCTTGGTACAAGGCTTCAAGGGTAGGGATAAGGAAACTTTCGGGCAAGCTTGAACACGTTGCCAAGTACACTTCGTTCTTGCCAATCAATGACTTTAGCTAA